The following are encoded in a window of Episyrphus balteatus chromosome X, idEpiBalt1.1, whole genome shotgun sequence genomic DNA:
- the LOC129920583 gene encoding transcription factor YY2 isoform X1 gives MAHPDIMCEVEISDSSIVEVVDTEHFSDMNGVPYEHYGIQVCDDQYEEVTCETEDSQGLMMQNIDDVFISEEVVLQSDSNMQGHEDGLDVSNDHFRSYADASPFGSDIYVEQIPGPSKKRKAGSTPKQRHVISRLRTSKPEEVITTEESAVKPRRWEQKQVQIKTMEGEFSVTMWASGASDDEEGSNPEPDPDYTEYMTGGKKITQDCVPGLDLSDPKQLAEFARPGHKLKLKKGIPSLTANTTLPSNTHMPIEMHDRKIACPHKGCNKMFRDNSAMRKHLHTHGPRVHVCAECGKAFVESSKLKRHQLVHTGEKPFQCTFEGCGKRFSLDFNLRTHVRIHTGDRPYVCPFDGCNKKFAQSTNLKSHILTHAKAKRNSQASNRNSLQLPNQNFIKVEMSELESNSPYIVYTE, from the exons ATGGCTCACCCGGACATAATGTGCGAGGTAGAGATATCTGATTCATCTATAGTAGAAGTAGTGGATACTGAACACTTCTCAGATATGAATGGTGTACCATATGAACATTATGGTATACAAGTGTGTGATGATCAATATGAAGAAGTTACATGTGAAACAGAGGATTCTCAAGGTTTAATGATGCAAAATATTGATGATG TTTTTATATCTGAAGAAGTAGTCTTGCAAAGTGATTCTAATATGCAAGGACACGAAGATGGTTTAGATGTATCAAATGATCATTTTCGTTCATATGCTGATGCATCTCCTTTCGGTTCAGATATTTATGTTGAACAAATACCAGGTCCATCAAA GAAAAGAAAAGCTGGATCGACGCCAAAACAACGGCATGTAATAAGTCGACTTCGAACATCAAAACCAGAAGAAGTCATTACAACAGAAGAATCAGCAGTTAAACCACGTAGATGGGAGCAAAAACAAGTGCAAATTAAAACAATGGAAGGTGAATTCAGCGTTACAATGTGGGCTTCAGGAGCTTCTGATGATGAAGAAGGATCAAATCCAGAACCTGATCCTGACTATACAGAATATATGACTGGtgggaaaaaaataacacaagaCTGCGTACCTGGTCTTGATCTGTCTGATCCAAAACAATTGGCTGAATTCGCGAGACCAGGacataaattaaaacttaaaaaggGTATACCATCGTTGACTGCAAATACAACCCTCCCTTCGAACACTCACATGCCAATTGAAATGCACGACAGAAAAATTG CTTGCCCCCATAAAGGTTGTAACAAAATGTTCAGGGACAATTCAGCCATGCGTAAACACCTTCATACGCACGGGCCACGTGTTCATGTGTGCGCTGAGTGTGGAAAAGCATTTGTTGAGAGCTCAAAACTAAAACGACATCAGTTAGTACACACAGGAGAAAAGCCATTTCAATGTACCTTTGAGGGTTGTGGAAAACGATTTTCGCTTGACTTTAATCTGCG GACTCATGTTCGGATACATACAGGAGACAGACCTTATGTTTGTCCATTTGATGGATGTAATAAGAAATTTGCCCAATCGACCAATCTAAAATCGCATATTCTTACGCATGCGAAAGCAAA gcgCAACTCTCAAGCAAGTAATCGGAATTCTCTTCAACTTCCAAATCAAAACTTCATCAAAGTAGAAATGTCGGAGCTGGAATCTAATTCCCCATACATAGTGTACACAgaataa
- the LOC129920583 gene encoding transcription factor YY2 isoform X2 gives MAHPDIMCEVEISDSSIVEVVDTEHFSDMNGVPYEHYGIQVCDDQYEEVTCETEDSQGLMMQNIDDEVVLQSDSNMQGHEDGLDVSNDHFRSYADASPFGSDIYVEQIPGPSKKRKAGSTPKQRHVISRLRTSKPEEVITTEESAVKPRRWEQKQVQIKTMEGEFSVTMWASGASDDEEGSNPEPDPDYTEYMTGGKKITQDCVPGLDLSDPKQLAEFARPGHKLKLKKGIPSLTANTTLPSNTHMPIEMHDRKIACPHKGCNKMFRDNSAMRKHLHTHGPRVHVCAECGKAFVESSKLKRHQLVHTGEKPFQCTFEGCGKRFSLDFNLRTHVRIHTGDRPYVCPFDGCNKKFAQSTNLKSHILTHAKAKRNSQASNRNSLQLPNQNFIKVEMSELESNSPYIVYTE, from the exons ATGGCTCACCCGGACATAATGTGCGAGGTAGAGATATCTGATTCATCTATAGTAGAAGTAGTGGATACTGAACACTTCTCAGATATGAATGGTGTACCATATGAACATTATGGTATACAAGTGTGTGATGATCAATATGAAGAAGTTACATGTGAAACAGAGGATTCTCAAGGTTTAATGATGCAAAATATTGATGATG AAGTAGTCTTGCAAAGTGATTCTAATATGCAAGGACACGAAGATGGTTTAGATGTATCAAATGATCATTTTCGTTCATATGCTGATGCATCTCCTTTCGGTTCAGATATTTATGTTGAACAAATACCAGGTCCATCAAA GAAAAGAAAAGCTGGATCGACGCCAAAACAACGGCATGTAATAAGTCGACTTCGAACATCAAAACCAGAAGAAGTCATTACAACAGAAGAATCAGCAGTTAAACCACGTAGATGGGAGCAAAAACAAGTGCAAATTAAAACAATGGAAGGTGAATTCAGCGTTACAATGTGGGCTTCAGGAGCTTCTGATGATGAAGAAGGATCAAATCCAGAACCTGATCCTGACTATACAGAATATATGACTGGtgggaaaaaaataacacaagaCTGCGTACCTGGTCTTGATCTGTCTGATCCAAAACAATTGGCTGAATTCGCGAGACCAGGacataaattaaaacttaaaaaggGTATACCATCGTTGACTGCAAATACAACCCTCCCTTCGAACACTCACATGCCAATTGAAATGCACGACAGAAAAATTG CTTGCCCCCATAAAGGTTGTAACAAAATGTTCAGGGACAATTCAGCCATGCGTAAACACCTTCATACGCACGGGCCACGTGTTCATGTGTGCGCTGAGTGTGGAAAAGCATTTGTTGAGAGCTCAAAACTAAAACGACATCAGTTAGTACACACAGGAGAAAAGCCATTTCAATGTACCTTTGAGGGTTGTGGAAAACGATTTTCGCTTGACTTTAATCTGCG GACTCATGTTCGGATACATACAGGAGACAGACCTTATGTTTGTCCATTTGATGGATGTAATAAGAAATTTGCCCAATCGACCAATCTAAAATCGCATATTCTTACGCATGCGAAAGCAAA gcgCAACTCTCAAGCAAGTAATCGGAATTCTCTTCAACTTCCAAATCAAAACTTCATCAAAGTAGAAATGTCGGAGCTGGAATCTAATTCCCCATACATAGTGTACACAgaataa